CTGGGGTCGGTCAGGATTTCCTGGTAACCCGTCATGGCAGTATTGAAAACGACTTCCCCGGTGGTATGACCGGCAGCGCCAATGGAAATACCTTTAAATATGGTTCCGTCTGCTAGCGCCAGGATGGCTGGAACGGATGGGCCAGAAAAAAACGGCGGCAAGGGCAACTCCTGATAAAGTTACCGTAGCTGCGCCACGTCAGACCGACCGCCATGTGACCCCGGGCCGCATTCGCCTCTGGGTATGGTGTCTATTTGAATGAGGGATGGGTGGGTAGTCGCTACGGTATGTGGTGAATGGCTAAACCTCCGAATTATAGCGCAGTGCATCATTTACGGCAATCGCCAATTGGCGCATTTGACGGCAACAACGGCGATTTTCTTTCTTGTTGAGGACACAATACGATGACCACGTTTGGCAGAGATACTCCGATGGATCGTCCCAACCCCGGTGGCCGCGCGGCCGTGTTTGTGCCGCGCGCGGACGGCGATCCGGCCGTGATTGAAGCGTTCAGGAAGGGGTCGGGCATGGTCGGCTTTGGCAACCACGATGGCTCGCTGATGGTTTATTTCGAGAACAACAAATTCAATGACTCGTCGCTGCATGCCTGGCAGAACAAGGTGTTCAAGGCCTATGACCGCATGGTCAAGGGCTTCCCCACCGTGAACAAGATTTCTTGCGACGCGGGAAATGTGGAACAGGTGGGATTTATTGAAGGGCCGGAAATCCTGGTGCGCAACATGGATGCGCTGACCGACTGGCTGGTGCGTAGTGGCGCGGCCGATTCAGCCCCGGAGGGGCCGAATATCCACGCCTGAAGCCTTACAGGATGGCGGCAATGCCGGCCTTGGCAATCTGCGCGTCCTGCGCCGACTGCACGCCCGATACGCCCACCGCCCCCACCACGTGGCCATCGACCACGATCGGCACGCCGCCTTCGAGCATGCCCTCCAGCACCGGCGCGCTCAGGAAGGAAGTGCGGCCATTGTTGATGATGTCTTCGTAGATCTTGGTTTCGCGCCGGCCCAGCGCGGCCGTGGTGGCCTTGGCCGGCGCAATGTGGGCGGAAATGGCAGCGACGCCATCCATGCGGTGCAGGCTCAGCAGATGACCGCCGTCGTCCACGACGGCAATGGTGACGGCCCACTTGTTGGCCAGCGCTTCGGTTTCGGCAGCGGCTGTGATTTTCTTAACGTCATCGGCGGTCAGTACTGGTTTGGTGTGCATGGTTTTTCCTGTTGTGAAGTAAAACGGTCTGGCGGCAGCCACGTGCGCAGCCGCTGTGTTGGCGCTGGCAGCTTATGGCTGCTGGCGCGCTTTCAGTTTGGCTTTGATCTGGGGCATCATGGCCGCAGCTGCCTGCTCGCCGGCCAGGATGGCAAGGTTGCGGCCGGCAAAGTCGGCGCCGCCCATCTTGCCCAGCGCGGGCTGTATGACCACATCGGCGTCTTTGAGTTCATGATGATTGAGGCGCTGGCCCATGATGCTGAAGGTTTGCAGCAGCACTTCAAGCGAGCTGGTCGCCGCCTGCGCTTCGGTCTGGGTCGAGATATTGACCGCGATGATGAAGTCCGCGCCCATCTGCTTGGCAAAGCGCACCGGCACCGGTGCCACCAGGCCGCCGTCGACGTAGGAGCGCCCGCCAATGGTCACCGGCTGGAACACGCTCGGCACTGACGAGGACGCCCGCACGGCTTGCCCGGTATTGCCGCGCTGAAACAGGATCGGCTGGCCGCTGTGCAGGTCGGTCGCCACCGCGCCGAACTTGAGCTTGAGCTTTTCCATGGTGGTGTTCTTGACTGCCTTGTTGACATAGGTCTGCAGGGCGTCGCCCTTGAGCACGCCCGAGGACTTGTTGAACAAGGGAATGGCCCAGTCCGAGATGGTCGCCTCGTCCATCTCCATGGCCACGCGCTGCAGCTGGAAGCCATTGTTGCCGGCCGCGTACAGGGCCCCGACCACGCTGCCGGCGCTGGTGCCGACCACGATTTCCGGGTAAATGCCCTGCGCTTCCAGGGCCTTGATCACGCCAATGTGGGCGAAGCCGCGCGCCGCGCCGCCGCCCAGCGCCAGGCCGATGCGCACCTTTTTGGGCGGCTGGGGCGCCACCACGACAGGCTCAACCGGCTT
This region of Massilia sp. PAMC28688 genomic DNA includes:
- a CDS encoding patatin-like phospholipase family protein, with the protein product MSSRRLALLSLAVLLSACRSTPDPKPVEPVVVAPQPPKKVRIGLALGGGAARGFAHIGVIKALEAQGIYPEIVVGTSAGSVVGALYAAGNNGFQLQRVAMEMDEATISDWAIPLFNKSSGVLKGDALQTYVNKAVKNTTMEKLKLKFGAVATDLHSGQPILFQRGNTGQAVRASSSVPSVFQPVTIGGRSYVDGGLVAPVPVRFAKQMGADFIIAVNISTQTEAQAATSSLEVLLQTFSIMGQRLNHHELKDADVVIQPALGKMGGADFAGRNLAILAGEQAAAAMMPQIKAKLKARQQP
- a CDS encoding heme-binding protein; translated protein: MHTKPVLTADDVKKITAAAETEALANKWAVTIAVVDDGGHLLSLHRMDGVAAISAHIAPAKATTAALGRRETKIYEDIINNGRTSFLSAPVLEGMLEGGVPIVVDGHVVGAVGVSGVQSAQDAQIAKAGIAAIL